CGGTGACGGTGACCGTCGCCCCCCCGTGTTCGATGGCGTTCCGAAAGAGGTTCTCGAACAGCTGTTTGAGCCGGAGCCGGTCCGCGCTCATCACCAGGTCCGTGTCCACCACCAGGGTCGCGCCGTCGGTCAACACCGTCGCCCAGCACTCGCCGACGAGCTCGGCGAGATGGATGTCTTCGGCGTCGGCCATCGGGGTCCCCGCTCGCGCCAGCGCGAGCAGGTCGTCGGTGAGCTCGCCGATGCGCCCGAGCGCGCGGTCGACGGCGTCGAAGTGCTCGTCTTCCCCCGTCGCCCGCGCCAACTCCAGGTGGCCCTGTGCGACGTTCAAGGGGTTCCGGAGGTCGTGGCTCAGCACCGAAGAGAACTCTTCGAGCCGTTCGTTTTGGGCCGCTAACGTCAGTTGGCGCTCGTGCTGTTCGGTGACGTCTCGCAGCACGAACAGCCGGCCGATCCGCTCGTCCGTGGGTTTCGGCCGGTCGGGGACGCTCTCCACCCGGATCGGCGAGACCGAGGCCTCGTACCGGCGTCGCGCCCCGTCTCTGGTGAGCGGCACGGCGACCGACTCGCCGTCCTCGCAGGCCAGCGCCTCGGTGGGGATCACGGCGGCCGCGTCGCTGCCGAGGACGTGCTCGTCGGCGTCGAGGATCGTCTGTGCCGTCTCGTTGATGTCGACGACGCGGTCCCGCTCGTCGACCGCGACCACGGCGTCGGCCATGCTCACGAACAGCGACCGCCGGGCGATGGGAACGACGTCTAAGAACCCGGTGTAAAACAGCGCCCAGAACGCGACCACGCTGCTCGCGGCGACGCCGATGACGCCGATGTCCAGCCCCGGCACCACGATCAGGTCCAGCACCTCGACGAGCGCGGCGCCGAGCGGGAGGACGCCCGCGGCGACCATCGCGATCGACTGCTGCCGGTAGACGCCGCGGTGGGTCGCGAACTCGCCGGTGAGGAAGCCGATGCCGGCGACCAAAAAGGCGATCTTCCAGGCGGCGGTGACCCACAGCAACACGCCGGGCATCGGGTCGATAGCGCCCATGTGGGAGACGGTCGTGGGCTCCGCGATGACCAGCCGGTGGATCGGATCGGTCGCGAGGACGAGCCAGTCGAGCGCGAGGAGGCCGGCGACGGCCGCGAGGACGGTCGGTCGGGACCACCAGACCCGGCGCGTGTACTCGACGACGACGTAGAACCAACAGAGCGACACGAAGCCGGTCGCCGCGTAGGTCCCGCGCTGTGCCCACATCGTCAGCGCGGGATCGGCGATTAGCGAGGCCGCGGCCGCGGTGGCCGCCCACGCGCCGCCGCCGATGGCGAGCAGCACCAGCGGCGTGCCGCCGGGTCGAGACCGATACGGCATCGCCGCGACGGCGACCAACAGACAGGCGACGCCGACGGACAGCTCGATCAGCGAGGCGGCGAGGAGTGTGTTCATCGCGGTCGGATGGTGGCGAGCGGACACAACACCCGACACCGTCGTGGGAGCCGCGGCGTGACTGTTGTGCGGTGTGTTTGTGGTTGGTACGCCGGCCGCCCGTCACGGGCTTCGGGCGTCGCGCTCGCGTTCCGACGGCTCCGGTGCGCTCGAACGGACGTGACGGGGTACTTCAGTCGGACGTGTGCATCGATCCCACTTAACTACTGCGTAGCGATTCTATCCGGTGATACTCCGGTAGTAGCCGTTTCGAACGCCCAGACACAATTTTCCGAGTTAATAATAACAGGAATTAAAATCGTCGTCGAAGCCGATGCCGACGCCGACGGGAGAGCGATAGGGGCGGCCGTCCACTCTCACGCATTTATATGTCTCCCGCCGTCAGCTACTGGTGTGTCCCGCGTCACCGTTAGTATCGACCCGCACGTCCACTCGGACGACAGCTACGACGGCCACGAGCCGGTCGAGCTCATCTTGGAACACGCCGCGGAGATCGGTCTCGACGCCGTCGTCATCACCGACCACGACGTCATCGGCGAGTCGAAGCGGGCGGCGGATATCGCGGCGGAGTACGGGCTGATCGGCATCCCCGGCGTGGAGGTGTCGACCGCGCACGGGCACCTGCTCGCCATCGGCGTCGAGCGCATGCCGCCGCGCCGGGAGCCGTACGACGAGACCGTCGCGTGGATCCGCGATCACGGCGGCGTCGCGATCGTTCCCCACCCCTTCCAGCGGTCGCGCCACGGCGTCCGCGAGCGGAACATCCCCCTGCCGAACGCCCACGAGGACGCGGACGATGCCGTCGCCGAGGTCGACGCCATCGAGGTGTTCAACGCGTGGCTGTTCACCGGCTACCGCAACCGTCGCTCGCGGCGGTTCGCGGCCAAACACGGCTATCCCGGAATCGCCGCGAGCGACGCCCACCACTTGGAGTACGTCGGACGCGCGTACACCGAGGTCGAAATCGAGGGCCGCGAGTCGGTCGACGCGGTCACGGCCGACGACGTCTTGGACGCGATCCGAAACGGCACGACGCGAGTCGACGGGCGGCGCGCGCCGATCCGGATGGCGGCGAAACACTACGTCGGCGCCGCCGGCCGCAAGTCCGGGTACTACGCGCGGACCGGCACGGTCAAAAGCGTGAGCGCCGCACGGCGCGGCGTGACGGAGGCGCTCTCGACGCTCAGCGTCGCCGTCTCCCAGGGCACGCACCGCGCCGCACGCGTCCTCTCGTGGGTGACGTGACCGGGGCACGGCGTCAGCGCCGGCCGAACTGAGCCCTCCCGGAGACAACTGAGCCCTCCCGGAGACGGGTTTTTGCCCGCGGGCGCGAAACGACCGACCATGAGCCACGACAGACGCGAGGCCGGATTCAAACGGCGGACCCGCGTCGCGGACGCGCTGGCGACGCTGCTCGACGCGGTCGACCCCCACGGCCGAACCGAGTCGGTCCCGCTCGCCGACGCCGACGGCCGAGTCCTCGCCGAGCCGATAGACGCCCCGGCGCCCGTGCCGAGCTACGACCGCGCGGCGATGGACGGGTACGCCGTCCGCGCCGAGGACACCTTCGGCGCGTCCGACCGCTCGCCGACGGTGTTGCGGGCGGTCGGCACCGAGGCCGACGCGATAGCGCCCGGCGAGGCGGCGCGAGTCCACACGGGGAGCGCGGTCCCGGACGGCGCCGACGCGGTCGTGATGATAGAGCAGGTCGAGACCGTCGGCGAGGAGGTCGAGGCGTTCGACGCGGTGGCGGCCGGCGAGAACGTCGGCGAGGCGGGCGAGGACGTCGCCGACGGACAGCGCCTTTTTAAGGCCGGCCACGCCCTGCGCCCCTCGGACCTCGGTCTGCTGAAGTCGGTCGGCCTCGACGCCGTCTCCGCCTACGAGCCGACGAGCGTCGCCGTTATCCCGACCGGCGAGGAGTTGGTCCAGGCCGACCCCGATCCGGGCGAGGTCATCGAGACGAACGGGCTGACCGTCTCTCGGCTGGTCGAGCGGTGGGGCGGCGCGGCGCGCTACCGCGACGTGGTCACCGACGACGAGGACGCGCTCGCGGCCGCCATCGAGGCCGACCTCGACGCCGACGTGGTCGTCACCACGGGCGGGTCGTCGGTGGGCGAACGCGACCTGCTCCCGGAGGTCGTCGACGCCGTCGGCGAGGTGCTGGTCCACGGGGTCGCGCTGAAGCCGGGCCACCCGGTCTGTCTCGGCGTCGCCGACGGCACTCCCATCGTCTCGCTGCCGGGGTATCCCGTGGCGTGTATCGTCAACGCCGCGCAGTTCCTCCGGCCGGTGCAGCGTCGCGTCGGCGGGACGAGTGCGCCCCCGTTCCCGACGCGGCGGGCGACGCTCGGCCGAAAGATCGCGAGCGAGCCCGGAACGCGGACGTTCGCGCGCGTCTCGCTCGACGAGCCGGGGGCGGACGACGACGAGGGAGGGCTCCCGACCGCCGAGCCCACTCGCGCCAGCGGCTCCGGCATCCTCTCCAGCGTCGCGCTCGCCGACGGCTGGGTCGTCGTTCCGGAGCCGCAGGAGGGGCTCGACGCGGGTGCCGTCGTCGATGTACAGCTCTGGGAGGGGAGCCGATGAGCGACCGCAAGGAGTTCCGCGACCTCGCGACGCCGGCGGCGGCTCACGCGGCGATCGACGACCTCGATCTGGCGCCCCCACCCGAAACGGTCGCCCTCGAAGACGCCCGCGGTCGGGTGCTCGCGGAGCGGATCGACGCCGCCATCGACGTGCCGGGGTTCGACCGCGCCTCGATGGACGGGTACGCGGTCCGCGCCCGCGACACCTTCGGAGCGGACGAGGCCGCCCCCGCCGAACTCGATCTGATTGGCTCGGTCCACGCCGGGGTGACGCCCGCGGTGACCGTCGAGCCCGGAACGTGCGCCGAGATATCCACCGGCGCCGTGATGCCGGACGGCGCCGACGCGGTGGTGATGGTGGAGCGGACGGACGAGGTCGAGACGGCCGACGGTGAGACGGACCGAATCGCGATTCGGACCGCCGTCGCGCCGGGCGATCACGTGATGAGCGCAGGAACGGACATCGCGGCGGGCGCGCGAGCGCTCGGACCGGGAACGCGCCTGACACCGCGCGAAATCGGCCTGCTCTCGGCGCTCGGCGTCGACGAGGTGCCGGTCAGGGGGCGGCCGCGGGTCGGCATCGTCTCGACCGGCGACGAGTTGGTTCGCCCCGGCGAGGCGCTCGACCCCTCGCGCGGCGAGATATACGACGTGAACTCGACGACGATCGCGGCCGGCGTCGAGGAGGCGGGCGGCGAGCCGGTCCTCTACCCCCACGCCGGCGACGACTACGCGGAGATGGAGCGACTGCTCCGGCGGGCGGCGGACGAGTGCGACCTGGTGCTCTCGTCGGGGTCGACCTCGGCGAGCGCGGTCGACGTAATCTACCGCGTGATCGAGGAGCGCGGCGACCTGCTGCTCCACGGCGTCGCGGTCAAGCCCGGCAAGCCGATGCTCGTCGGGCGGCTCGACCGCGGCGGGAGCGACGCGGCGAGCGAGAGCGGCAGGGCGGGCGAGTCCGCGTACGTCGGGCTCCCCGGCTACCCCGTCTCGGCGCTCACCATCTTCCGGACCTTCGTCGCGCCGGCGATCCGCGAGGCGGCCGGGCAGCCGGCGCCCGCGACGGCGACCGTCGAGGGACGGATGGCGGTCGGCGAGCGCTACGGCGAGGGGCGCATGCGGCTGATGCCGGTCGGCCTGCTCGCGGTGGAAGACGGAGACCCCCCGCTCGTCTACCCGGTCGATAAGGGGTCAGGCGCGACGACGAGCCTCGTCGAGGCCGACGGCGTCGTCCCGGTCGACCCGGACACCGAGTACCTCGACCGCGGCGAGCGCGTCTCGGTCCAGCTGTTCTCGCCCGACGTCAGACCGCCTACCCTGCTTGCGGTCGGCGAGGACGACCCGGCGCTCAACCGCCTGCTCGACCGGCTGGACTCGCCCCGGTACCTCACGGTCGGCTCCCGCGAGGGGCTCCGCCGGCTCCGCGACGGCGTGCCGGACGCGGCGGTCGTCGCGGGCCCGACGGCGAGAGAGGTCGACGCCGTCGACCTCGGCGGCTGGACCCGCGAGTGGGGGCTGGTCGTCCCCGCGGGGAACCCGGCCGACGTGACGGGGCTGGCCGATCTGGTCGACGGCGACCGCCGCTTCGTCAACCGGCCCACCGACTCGGGGCTCCGGCGGGCGTTCGACGACGCGCTCGACGACCTCGCGGCCGAGCGGGACGCGTCGCGCGCCGACCTCACCGACCGGATCGACGGCTACGAGCGGACCGTCCGCGCGTTCGAGAGCCCGGTCAGGAAGGTGCTCGCCGCGGACGCCGACGCCGGCCTCGGCCTCCGCGAGACGGCCGAGCGCCTCGGCTGCGGGTTCGTGTCGCTCGGCGAGCAGTCGGTCGTCGTCCGCGCCGCGCCCGACCGCGTCGAGCGCGAGGCGGTCGGCGAACTGGCGGGCGCGCTGGAGGCGCTGGGAGCGGGCGGGGACGACGACCCGCTCCGCGGGCTGGCGGGCTACTCGCGGAACAGCCGGAACGAGCCCTGACCGACCACGACCTCGGCGGTGTCGCCGTTCGTGGAGCTGGTGACCGTCATGTCGCTGACGCCGATCGACCCGCCCGACCTGACGACGGTCGCCTCCGCGCGGAGGTTGCCGGTCGCGGGGCGGAGGTAGTTCGCGTCCAGGTTCACGGTCGCCACGCCGCCCGAGACGGGGTCCTCGAAGGCGGTCCGCTGGACGAGACCGCCGGCCGTGTCGGCGAGCGTCGCCGCCACCCCGCCGTGGATCGTGCCGCCGTCGCTGTTCGTCAACTTGTCGTCGAACGGGATAGAGAGGACGACGCGCCCGCGCTCGACCACGTCGACCGACGTGTTCAGCCACGAGAGGTAGCCGTGTTCGTCTTCGATCCGCCGCTTGACGAGGTCGACCGCGTCCTGCGGGAGCGGCTCCATCGCCTCGACCTGACTCCGGTCCATACCCCACTCTCGGCGTCGCCCCGTTTGTAGCCCTCGGAACTCCCGACAACCGCAGTGGGGTTGGCGCGCGGTCGGAGCGGCCGCTCGGTCTCTCTCTCACCCCACGCCGAGCCGGATCGGGTCGTCGCTCGGCGCGAGCGCGAGCGACACGCGGTCCCCGAGTTCGAACGCGGCGTCCGGGCAGACGACCTTCGCGGCTACCCCGTCGCCGGCGGCCGCGAAAAGCGAGAGCCCGACCACGCGCTCGCCGTTCGCGAGCAGGTCGACCGGCTCCCAGGCGAGGCCGCGCCCCGCGGCGACGCCGACGCGCGTCCCCCAGAGCGACACCTCGGCCCCGTTGGCGAGCGCGTCGAACGAGCCGCCGCCCGCGTAGTGGGCCAGCCCCCCGTCGAGCGGAATCCCTTCATCGCTCGCGAGCGCCGCGAACCCCTGACCGGGGGCCGGGTGGGCGGGCGCGTCGAGGACGACGTGGGTCGGGCCGCGCGCGCTCACCACGCCGGTCCCGTCCCACCGCACCGGCGCGACCGACGCCGCGACGTCGACCGGCAGCGACCCGCTCGCCCGGAGCGCGTTCGCGTCCGGCGGTCTGAACCCGAGGTGGACGTGGTCGTCGACCCACCGACCGAAGAAGCCGGAGCGCGTCATCGGTCCGAGCGCGTCCCCGACGGCGACGTGATCGCCGGGCGAGACGGCCGGGACCACGTGCAGTATCCGGGCGCGCGTGCCGGGCGCGGCCCCCGCCCGCCGACACCAGTCGTCGTCGAGTTCGACGACGATCAGGTGGTCCTCGGCGGCGGCGTACGGGCGGTCCGGGCAGCCGACCGTCCGCGTGTCGCGGACGACGCCAGCGACCGGGGAGATGCCCGTCTCGCCGGCCGGATAGAGATCGATCGCGCAGCCGTCGTCGTGGGCGGGGTACGGGGAGTTGAACCGCGAGAATCGCCGGTAGCGGTCGAGGACTGCCGACGGGAGCGTGACGGCCATCGCCTCGTTGTAAGGGGGCCGACGGTCAAGTGGGCGTCGGAGGCGGCGACCGGGGCGTCGCCGGCGCGTCACCGGGGCGCTGCTCGGCGACGGAGCCCCGCGCCGGGTCAGTCGTCCGCCGGCTCGATCCCCGAGATCACGAACTCGGCGCCCCCGGCCTCGGACTCTCCGACCGACAGCGACCACCCGTGCGCCTCGGCGATGTCGCCGACGATGGCGAGTCCGAGCCCGGTCCCGCCCCCGAGCGACACGCCGCGTTCGGTCACCTGCGAGCGCTTCTCCGGCGGGACGCCGGGACCGTCGTCGGCGACACGGAGGGTGACCCCGTCGTCGCCGCGGTCAATCTCGACCCGCACCGTCACGTCGTCGCCGGCGTGTTCGATCGCGTTCCGGAACAGGTTCGAGAGGAGCTGTTCGAGCCGGTCGCCGTCCGCGAGCGCCGTGACGTCCGACCCGCCGACCGACAGCGTCGCGTCCGCGGTCTCGAGGCGTGACCAGACCCGCCTGGTCGTGCCGTCGAGCGAAACGCGGTCGAGCGAGTCGACCGACTTGCCGGCGGTCGCCAGCGACAGCAGCCCCTCGATCAGGTCGTCCATCCGCTCGTGGGCGTTCGCGGCGCGGTCGAGCGCCTCCTCGGTGTCGCCGTCGCCGTAACGGGCGAGCTCCACCGCCGCCGTCGCCGCGGCGAGCGGGTTCCGGAGGTCGTGTGAGACGACGCCGGCGAAGTCTTCGAGCCGCTCGTTCTGCCGCTCCAGTTCGGCCTCGCGGCGCTCCAGTTCCGTCTGCCGGCGCTCGCGTTCGGTCACGTCGCGGAGCAGGAACACGTGTCCCCGGTCGGTGCCGCGGGGGTCCGTGATCGGGTCCTCCTGGATGTCGAACTGGCGGTCGTCGATCGATATCGGGTGTTCCACGCCGACCTCCAGCCGCGGGAACACGTCGGAGAGCGACGCGCCGAGCGCGTCGGGCGAGAGCAGCGCTTCCGCCGCCGGGTTCAGATCGCGGATCCGGCCGTCCGACCCGGCGACGATGACGGGGTCCTGGATCACCTCGACCGCCGTGTCGCGCGCGACGACGGCGGCGTCGAGCGTTCCGAGCCAGAAGACGGTGCCGTATAAAAAGACCCCGTGGACGACGAGCCCCGTCGGATACCACGCGAGGTGCGCGTAACTCCCCACGTCGACGAGCGTGACGACGCCGCCGAGGAGCGGGAACAGCGTGCCGAGCAGGATGACGAACGTCTGGAGGCGGTAGCGGTTCCCGGTCCGGCGGTACAGGTCGATCACGACCAAGATGCCGGCGACGCAGAGCCCGTAGGCGTACAGCACGAACGCCGCGTCCGCGACGCCGGGGCCGAAGGAGAGCAGCGTGAACGGCCCTTCGGTGACGGCGGAGAGCGACCGGCGCGAGAGCCCGTGCGTGGCGCTCGACCACGCGGCCAACACCCAGACGAAGGGCAGCACCGCGAGCGCGACGGTGCGGTTCTCGGTGCGCCACTGGTCGTGTCCGGAAAACGCCAGCACGAACGCCATCCAGACGCCGGGGACGGCGGCGACGAGCGGCGTCGAGAGGTTGAGCGCGACCACCATCGCCAGTTCGCTCGCGGCGGCGACGCGGACGGCATATAAAAGCGAGATGCCGCCGCCACAGAGCAGGTAGAGCGCGACCTCGGTGGTCCCCGGCTCGTCGCGGTCGAGCCACGCGACGCGGCCGAGCCAGAGCCCGATGGCGCCGGCGAGCAGGCAGGCTGCGAGGTACGCTTGCACCGGCAGCGCACCGAGTTCACTCATCGGTATCGGAGACAGTCGGAGTGTTGGCAAAACCTTTGTGCCACGGCTCCGCCGTCGGCTGACTCGCCGCCGACGCCCGTCAGACGCCCGTCGCAAGCGGCTTGGCCGGGCGGCCCCACGCTCCGGGTATGCACGTGGTCAGAGGGCGCGACCCGCGGCCCGCGGTCGACCGCGAACACACGGCGGCGCTGCTCGCGAACGCGGGCGACGGCGAACCGGGGGTCCGGGTGTGGACGCCCGTTCGACAGGTCGCCTTCGGCCGGCGAGACGCCCGCGAGTCGGGGTTCAGGCGGGCGACGGCGGCCGCCGCGGAGCGCGGGTTCGCGACGATAGAGCGCGACGTCGGCGGGCGGGCCGTCGCCTACCCCGGCGACACGCTCGCGTTCGCGCACGCGCTCCCGCTCGGCGACGGCCGGGACCGCGGGTCGATATCGGAGCGCTACGAACTCGCGACCGAGACCGTCCGCGACGCGTTGCGGGGGCTCGGCGCCGACGTGACGGTCGGCGAGCCGCCGGCGTCGTTCTGTCCCGGCGACCACTCGATCCGGGTCGCTAGCGGCGGAAAGGTCGCGGGGATCGCCCAGCGCGTTCGCGGTGACGCCGCGCTCGTGGCGGGGTGTGTGATCGTCACGCGAGCCGACGCGAGCGACATCGCCGAGGTCACCGCCGCGATATACGACGCGCTCGACGTGTCGTTCGACCCGGAGACGGTCGGGAGCATCGCCGGCGCCGGCGGCCCCGAATCCCCGCAGCGCGTGGCACGGGCGCTGGAGGCGGCGTTTCTCGACGGACCCTGGGGCGACGGCGATCCGCGGGTGACCCGGATCGACCCGGACGGTTGAGGGGCGCCTGTCGGCGTCGAGGCGGCCGCCCGGCGGATCGCGGCCGCGTTACGCTTTCGACGTGCTTTTTATTCGCGGGGGTCTCGGTTCGCGCATGGCCGAATTCAAAGTCGTCATCGCCGACCCCGAGACCGGCGAGACGTTCCAGCGAGAGGTCGACGGACAGGACGCAAACCGATTCCTCGGTCGCGAGATCGGCGACGAGATCGGCGGCGACGCCGTCGGGCTCTCCGAGCACACGGTCGCCATCACCGGCGGCTCCGACGAGACCGGGCGCCCGATGCGCGAGGACGTCTCCGGCACGCGCCTGAAGGAACTCCTCTTGGAGGGTGGCGTCGGCTTCGAGCCGTCCCGCGAAGGCGAGCGCAAGCGCATCACCGTCCGCGGCCGCGAAATCGACGACGACGTGGCGCAGATCAACGTCTCGGTCGTCGAGGGCGACGACGTCGCCGCCGCGCTCGGCGAAGGCGACGACGCCGACGAGGAGTAACTCCCCGTTTTCGATGCCCCGCGTTCCCTCCGACGACGAGGGCGTCGCTTCGATTCGCGTCTCACTCGCCCGGAGCGGCGGCACTCGCCGGCCCTGCGTCCGGATCCCGAACGACGACGCGCTCGACGGGCGCGTCGAGTCCGGCACCTGTGAGTCGCTGTCGCTCGCTGCGGGCGATATCGTCCGCGTCGCCTTCGACCGCGAGGAGCACTACGCGCCGGTGCGGAGCGACGGCGAGGGGCGACTCCTCCGGGGCGCGTTCGACAACCGGCGGCTCGCGCGGGAGCCCGGCGAGGGCGCGAACCGCCTCGCCGAGTGGCTCGACGAGAACGGTCGAGAGCCGGGCGAGGTCGTCGTCCTCGACGTCGTCGTCCCCGGCGAGCTGTACGGCCTTCGTATCCCCGGCGAACGGGCGATGTACGAGGCGACGCGCGGCCCTCGGTCGTCGCTCTCGGACATCGCTCGCGACCTCGACGGCTGAGCCCCCTCGGAACGCGACGATCCGCCCGACGCGGCCGCCGACGAGCGGGCCGAATCCCTTATTCTCGCGCGGACCCGATGATACGGTATGCAAGAGGTCGACGCGGATCTGACGGCGCTCGACCGCGGGATCATCAACGCCTTCCAGGGCGGGTTCCCCGTCGTCGAGCGCCCGTTCGAACCGGCCGCGGCCGCGCTCCGCGAGCGCGGGGTCGACGTGACCGGCCCGGAACTGTGCGATCGCGTGCGCGAACTCGACGAGGAAGGGATCCTCTCGCGGTTCGGCGCGCTCGTCAACGCCGAAGAGATCGGCGGTGCGGCGTCGCTCGTCGCGATGCACGCCCCGCCGGACCGGTACGAGGAGGTCGCGGAGACGGTAAACGAGTTCACCGCGGTCGCGCACAACTACGAGCGCGAGCACCCGCACCTCAACATGTGGTTCGTGGTGAGCGTCGCCGACCACCCGGACCCGGACAAAGACGGGACCGACCGCGTCGAGGAGGTCCTCGCGGACATCGAGGCGGCGACCGGACAGGAGACGTACAACCTCCCGAAGGTCCAGGAGTTCCACGTCGGCGCGAAGTTCCTCCTCGACGGCCCCGTCCCCGAGGGCGACGTCGACCTGTCGGATCTCGGCCCCGAAGTGACGCCGAGCAGTCGGGAGACGCTCACGCCGGAGGAGCGCGACCTGGTCGTGGAGATTCAGGGCGGGCTTCCGATCACCGAGACGCCGTACGCCGACGTGGCGGCCGCGATCGGTGCCGACGCCGACTGGGTGATCGAGACGATAAAGCGGTTCAACGCGGAGGGGAAGGTGCGACGCGTCGGCGTCATCCCGAACCACTACGCCCTCGGCTACACGGAGAACGGGATGACCGTCTGGAACGTCCCGGAAGACGCCTTAGCCGAGGTCGGCCCGGCGGTCGCGAGCCTCGAGTTCGTCACCCACTGCTACGAGCGCCCCCGGCACGAGGGCGTCTGGGAGTACAACTTCTTCGCGATGACCCACGGGCGGACGGAGGCCGAAAGCGAGCGGCGGATCGCGGAGGTCAAAGCGCTGATGGACGAGTACTGGACCGTCGGCGAGGACGACTGGGACACGCTGTTCTCGACCCGGATCTTAAAGAAGACCGGCATCCGCATCGCCGACCGCGCGGACAGCAACACGGCGTGACCCGGCGAACGACGGCCAGAGAGAGACACCCGTGATCCCACTGTATCACGACTTCACCGGCGAGGCGGTGCTCGTGTTCGGCGGCGGCGGGGTCGGGTCGCGGAAGGCGGCCCGGTTCGCCGCGGAGGCGCGGGTCGTCGTCGTGAGCCCCGCGTTCGACGAGCGGCTGCGCGACCTCGCGGCGGGGGGTGACGGCCCCGGCGTCGAACTCGTGCGCGCCGCGCCGGACGCCGACGCGGTGCGCGAGTGGGTGGCCCGCGTCGGTCCCGCGCTCGTCGTCGCCGCCACCGACGACGCGGCGATCAACACGGCGGCCGAGGCGGCCGCGCTGGACGCG
This genomic window from Halorubrum sp. PV6 contains:
- a CDS encoding lipoate--protein ligase family protein; the encoded protein is MHVVRGRDPRPAVDREHTAALLANAGDGEPGVRVWTPVRQVAFGRRDARESGFRRATAAAAERGFATIERDVGGRAVAYPGDTLAFAHALPLGDGRDRGSISERYELATETVRDALRGLGADVTVGEPPASFCPGDHSIRVASGGKVAGIAQRVRGDAALVAGCVIVTRADASDIAEVTAAIYDALDVSFDPETVGSIAGAGGPESPQRVARALEAAFLDGPWGDGDPRVTRIDPDG
- a CDS encoding histidine kinase N-terminal 7TM domain-containing protein yields the protein MSELGALPVQAYLAACLLAGAIGLWLGRVAWLDRDEPGTTEVALYLLCGGGISLLYAVRVAAASELAMVVALNLSTPLVAAVPGVWMAFVLAFSGHDQWRTENRTVALAVLPFVWVLAAWSSATHGLSRRSLSAVTEGPFTLLSFGPGVADAAFVLYAYGLCVAGILVVIDLYRRTGNRYRLQTFVILLGTLFPLLGGVVTLVDVGSYAHLAWYPTGLVVHGVFLYGTVFWLGTLDAAVVARDTAVEVIQDPVIVAGSDGRIRDLNPAAEALLSPDALGASLSDVFPRLEVGVEHPISIDDRQFDIQEDPITDPRGTDRGHVFLLRDVTERERRQTELERREAELERQNERLEDFAGVVSHDLRNPLAAATAAVELARYGDGDTEEALDRAANAHERMDDLIEGLLSLATAGKSVDSLDRVSLDGTTRRVWSRLETADATLSVGGSDVTALADGDRLEQLLSNLFRNAIEHAGDDVTVRVEIDRGDDGVTLRVADDGPGVPPEKRSQVTERGVSLGGGTGLGLAIVGDIAEAHGWSLSVGESEAGGAEFVISGIEPADD
- a CDS encoding PaaI family thioesterase; its protein translation is MDRSQVEAMEPLPQDAVDLVKRRIEDEHGYLSWLNTSVDVVERGRVVLSIPFDDKLTNSDGGTIHGGVAATLADTAGGLVQRTAFEDPVSGGVATVNLDANYLRPATGNLRAEATVVRSGGSIGVSDMTVTSSTNGDTAEVVVGQGSFRLFRE
- a CDS encoding histidine kinase N-terminal 7TM domain-containing protein, which encodes MNTLLAASLIELSVGVACLLVAVAAMPYRSRPGGTPLVLLAIGGGAWAATAAAASLIADPALTMWAQRGTYAATGFVSLCWFYVVVEYTRRVWWSRPTVLAAVAGLLALDWLVLATDPIHRLVIAEPTTVSHMGAIDPMPGVLLWVTAAWKIAFLVAGIGFLTGEFATHRGVYRQQSIAMVAAGVLPLGAALVEVLDLIVVPGLDIGVIGVAASSVVAFWALFYTGFLDVVPIARRSLFVSMADAVVAVDERDRVVDINETAQTILDADEHVLGSDAAAVIPTEALACEDGESVAVPLTRDGARRRYEASVSPIRVESVPDRPKPTDERIGRLFVLRDVTEQHERQLTLAAQNERLEEFSSVLSHDLRNPLNVAQGHLELARATGEDEHFDAVDRALGRIGELTDDLLALARAGTPMADAEDIHLAELVGECWATVLTDGATLVVDTDLVMSADRLRLKQLFENLFRNAIEHGGATVTVTVGEVADGAGFYVADDGPGVPESDRELVFESGHSTLVGNTGLGLAIVKQAAEAHGWTVRLTASETGGARFEFAPAA
- a CDS encoding PHP domain-containing protein, which produces MSRVTVSIDPHVHSDDSYDGHEPVELILEHAAEIGLDAVVITDHDVIGESKRAADIAAEYGLIGIPGVEVSTAHGHLLAIGVERMPPRREPYDETVAWIRDHGGVAIVPHPFQRSRHGVRERNIPLPNAHEDADDAVAEVDAIEVFNAWLFTGYRNRRSRRFAAKHGYPGIAASDAHHLEYVGRAYTEVEIEGRESVDAVTADDVLDAIRNGTTRVDGRRAPIRMAAKHYVGAAGRKSGYYARTGTVKSVSAARRGVTEALSTLSVAVSQGTHRAARVLSWVT
- a CDS encoding molybdopterin biosynthesis protein, whose translation is MSDRKEFRDLATPAAAHAAIDDLDLAPPPETVALEDARGRVLAERIDAAIDVPGFDRASMDGYAVRARDTFGADEAAPAELDLIGSVHAGVTPAVTVEPGTCAEISTGAVMPDGADAVVMVERTDEVETADGETDRIAIRTAVAPGDHVMSAGTDIAAGARALGPGTRLTPREIGLLSALGVDEVPVRGRPRVGIVSTGDELVRPGEALDPSRGEIYDVNSTTIAAGVEEAGGEPVLYPHAGDDYAEMERLLRRAADECDLVLSSGSTSASAVDVIYRVIEERGDLLLHGVAVKPGKPMLVGRLDRGGSDAASESGRAGESAYVGLPGYPVSALTIFRTFVAPAIREAAGQPAPATATVEGRMAVGERYGEGRMRLMPVGLLAVEDGDPPLVYPVDKGSGATTSLVEADGVVPVDPDTEYLDRGERVSVQLFSPDVRPPTLLAVGEDDPALNRLLDRLDSPRYLTVGSREGLRRLRDGVPDAAVVAGPTAREVDAVDLGGWTREWGLVVPAGNPADVTGLADLVDGDRRFVNRPTDSGLRRAFDDALDDLAAERDASRADLTDRIDGYERTVRAFESPVRKVLAADADAGLGLRETAERLGCGFVSLGEQSVVVRAAPDRVEREAVGELAGALEALGAGGDDDPLRGLAGYSRNSRNEP
- a CDS encoding 30S ribosomal protein S6e, translating into MAEFKVVIADPETGETFQREVDGQDANRFLGREIGDEIGGDAVGLSEHTVAITGGSDETGRPMREDVSGTRLKELLLEGGVGFEPSREGERKRITVRGREIDDDVAQINVSVVEGDDVAAALGEGDDADEE
- the glp gene encoding gephyrin-like molybdotransferase Glp gives rise to the protein MSHDRREAGFKRRTRVADALATLLDAVDPHGRTESVPLADADGRVLAEPIDAPAPVPSYDRAAMDGYAVRAEDTFGASDRSPTVLRAVGTEADAIAPGEAARVHTGSAVPDGADAVVMIEQVETVGEEVEAFDAVAAGENVGEAGEDVADGQRLFKAGHALRPSDLGLLKSVGLDAVSAYEPTSVAVIPTGEELVQADPDPGEVIETNGLTVSRLVERWGGAARYRDVVTDDEDALAAAIEADLDADVVVTTGGSSVGERDLLPEVVDAVGEVLVHGVALKPGHPVCLGVADGTPIVSLPGYPVACIVNAAQFLRPVQRRVGGTSAPPFPTRRATLGRKIASEPGTRTFARVSLDEPGADDDEGGLPTAEPTRASGSGILSSVALADGWVVVPEPQEGLDAGAVVDVQLWEGSR